The Quercus robur chromosome 7, dhQueRobu3.1, whole genome shotgun sequence genome has a segment encoding these proteins:
- the LOC126692762 gene encoding uncharacterized protein LOC126692762 has translation MSSASSNQSVVRDGTEYEDVYPSGHKDQESPGESRSPSASSSSSTNEDVEIVEVEGSDDDGDQQLESVVGADGLRQFIMLPEWTVHRFTSVIRERHFSTFRTNFQIPDYVSIRLPYVSEKCYYEGVDGVGVYEQALKAGLRFPLSTLHRELLQYLGLSVTQISPNAWRVFIAMEILYGAMSNGERKLTVREFLHCYRPDEISGSRGMYSFASRSPLLKVIFETPDSNRDWKSRYFFLEGDRWMNHPGETEFMPVDTTWAVINQTRRRRPQVSLEEFSFLEKVCKKTTPEERTWAKLVNPRTIHWYCDGPEPTQEAIRYDERVHKQMDDAKRRALIKSQAVKKRESGEEVPKASASVPKRKLTTKSDRPFKQPKVSLEPVVGLMAEGNKAVTPAKQGKGKGLMAVPDGKQERPPSLLRDDSKYALEKLSSIITAEDYEDLGNHSTEAMGETGLFAVAQSLVMMKGLLDRCLNRESSLDRVRAKAQQTEEELGQLQRWRSKMEKKLELSEQARKELEEKTATSLTVIENKEAEIKQLKEEIRQARVAAVEEYRCSESCLGELSDSFLQGFDDSLRQVKKAYPELDLTMVKLEDQAQTSALPVASENTEDLFGDGAAQGDGESAPSKDVPDAEEKKD, from the exons atgtctagtgcgtcaagtaaccagtcggtggttcgtgatgggacggaatacgaggatgtatacccgtccggtcataaagaccaagagagccccggcgaaagtaggagtccgtctgcctcctcttcatcctcaacaaatgaggatgtggagatagtcGAAGTAGAGGGTTCCGATGATGACGGGGATCAACAACTGGAGTCCGTTGTAGgcgctgatggactaaggcagttcatcatgttgccagagtggactgttcataggtttacatccgtcatcagggagagacatttcagcaccttcaggaccaacttccaaatcccagactatgtctccatccgtctaccatatgtgtcggagaagtgttattACGAAGGGGTAGACGGTGTAGGAGTGTACGAACAGGCattgaaggctggacttcgattcccgctttctacccttcatagggaactcttgcagtatctggggttgtccgtcacccagatatcccctaacgcctggagggtcttcatagccatggagattctctacggtgcaatgtcaaacggggaaaggaaattgacggtccgtgaatttcttcactgttaccgtccagacgagatttctggatcaagggggatgtacagttttgccagtcggagccccttgttgaaggtgatctttgagaccccagactcaaatagagactggaagagtcggtacttcttcctggagggtgatagatggatgaaccatccaggggagacggagttcatgcccgtcgacacaacttgggcagttataaatcagacac gtagacggcgcccacaagtcagCCTCGAGGAGTTTAGCTTCCTTGAAAAGGTTTGCAAGAAGactacgccggaggaaaggacttgggcgaagttggtgaacccgaggaccatacattggtactgcgacggtcctgagcccacccaagaagCGATAAGATACGACGAGCGAGTTCACAAAC agatggatgACGCAAAGAGGAGAGCTTTGATCAAGtcccaagccgtcaagaagagggaatccggcgaggaGGTTCCTAAGGCATCAGCTTCAGTCCCTAAAAGGAAACTGACGACAAAATCCGACCGTCCctttaagcaaccaaaggtctctcttgaacctgtggttggcttaatggctgagggtaacAAGGCCGTCACCCCAGCGAAGCAGGGGAAGGGCAAAGGATTGATGGCGGTCCCAGacggtaagcaagagagacctccttcccttcttCGTGATGACTCCAAGTACGCATTGGAGAAActgtcgtccatcatcacggcaGAAGACTACGAAGACCTGGGgaaccattcgacggaggccatgggggagacgggcctcttcgccgtcgctcag tccttggtcatgatgaagggactacttgaccggtgtctcaaccgtgagagtagcttggaccgggtgcgcgcgaaggcgcagcagacggaggaagagctcggacaactTCAGAGATGGAggtccaagatggagaagaagctggagctttctgagcAGGCGAGGAAGGAGCTTGAGGAGAAGACGGCCACTTCGCTGACGGTCATAGAGAACAAAGAAGCTGAGATAAAACAACTCAAAGAAGAGATCCGTCAGGCTAGAGTGGCAGCCGTCGAGGAGTACCGATGCTCGGAGTCCTGTTTGGGCGAGCTGTCGGACTCCTTCCTCCAAGGATTCGATGATTCcctccgtcaagtcaagaaggcttatccagagctggacttgacaatggtcaaacttgaggaccaagcccagacttctgccctccccgtcgcctccgaaaatacggaggacctttTTGGAGACGGTGCTGCTCAGGGAGACGGAGAGTCCGccccgtcgaaggatgtcccagatgctgaagaaaagaaagattga